In Acidovorax sp. GBBC 1281, a single window of DNA contains:
- a CDS encoding YchJ family protein — protein MSPATPRPPAPPEGLAACPCGRSCGPSPQHRPLPYADCCGRYIDHFDTTPAPDAESLMRSRYTAFVREQAPYLLATWEAAHRPAQVAFDPGVRWLGLQVRAHRRLDGERAEVEFVARQRMPGGRAHRLHELSRFVRQDGRWFYVDGDLR, from the coding sequence GTGAGCCCGGCCACCCCACGACCGCCCGCCCCGCCCGAGGGCCTGGCCGCGTGCCCCTGCGGCCGTTCCTGCGGCCCCTCGCCGCAGCACCGGCCCTTGCCCTATGCCGACTGCTGCGGCCGCTACATCGACCACTTCGACACCACCCCAGCACCCGATGCGGAAAGCCTCATGCGCTCGCGCTACACCGCCTTCGTGCGCGAGCAGGCGCCCTACCTGCTGGCCACCTGGGAGGCCGCGCACCGGCCCGCGCAGGTGGCGTTCGATCCGGGCGTGCGCTGGCTGGGCCTGCAAGTGCGTGCGCACCGCCGCCTTGATGGCGAGCGCGCCGAGGTCGAGTTCGTCGCCCGCCAGCGCATGCCCGGCGGCCGTGCCCACCGCCTGCATGAACTGAGCCGCTTCGTGCGGCAGGACGGGCGCTGGTTCTACGTGGACGGCGACCTCCGCTAG
- a CDS encoding DUF4197 domain-containing protein — translation MQRRTFHHRAGAGALALGLLAARGQALALSLGDLSGADAASGVKAALAQGAQAAVSLLGRPDGFLGNPQVRIALPGRLEKAAELMRRFGQGRRIDELVTAMNRAAEQAVPMGRDLLVGAVQTMTVTDAKGILAGGETSVTEFFARRTRAPLGERFLPVVNRAIEQVGLTQQYNAFASKAAGFGLIRQEDANLSQHVTGKTLDGLYLMIGEEEKKIRQDPVGSGSAILRKVFGALK, via the coding sequence ATGCAGCGTCGCACCTTCCACCACCGCGCAGGCGCCGGGGCCCTGGCCCTGGGGCTGTTGGCCGCCCGCGGCCAAGCGCTGGCGTTGTCGCTGGGCGACCTGTCCGGCGCCGATGCCGCCAGCGGCGTGAAAGCCGCGCTGGCACAGGGCGCGCAGGCCGCCGTTTCCCTGCTCGGGCGGCCCGACGGCTTTCTGGGCAACCCGCAGGTGCGCATCGCGCTGCCAGGGCGCCTGGAAAAAGCCGCGGAGCTGATGCGCCGCTTCGGCCAGGGCCGGCGCATCGACGAACTGGTGACCGCCATGAACCGCGCGGCCGAGCAGGCCGTGCCCATGGGCCGTGACCTGCTGGTGGGCGCGGTGCAGACGATGACCGTGACCGATGCCAAGGGCATCCTGGCCGGTGGCGAAACCTCGGTGACCGAGTTCTTCGCGCGCAGGACCCGGGCGCCACTGGGCGAGCGCTTCCTGCCCGTGGTGAACCGCGCCATCGAGCAGGTGGGGCTCACGCAGCAGTACAACGCCTTCGCCAGCAAGGCTGCGGGGTTCGGCCTGATCCGGCAGGAAGATGCCAACCTGTCGCAGCACGTCACGGGCAAGACCCTGGACGGCCTTTACCTCATGATCGGCGAGGAGGAAAAGAAGATCCGCCAGGACCCGGTCGGCTCGGGCAGCGCCATCCTGCGCAAGGTGTTCGGGGCGCTGAAATGA
- the pepE gene encoding dipeptidase PepE, giving the protein MNLLLLSNSSSDAGYLTHALDWVRDWAALPSGPGGADAGEALFIPFAGVTRGWNDYEALVAQALRPLGLNMRSVHHAADPLAAVQGARRIVVGGGNTFALLGHLRRQGLLPAIAARVRAGDASYLGWSAGSNIACPTIRTTNDMPITDPGGLEAMGLVPWQINAHYTEAHPPGHRGETRQERLQEFCALNPDTPVLGLPEGTGVRVRGSARTLLGDSPARLFHGAATPRLLNAGPLPADL; this is encoded by the coding sequence ATGAATCTTCTGCTCCTGAGCAACTCCAGCAGCGACGCAGGCTATCTCACCCATGCGCTGGACTGGGTCCGCGACTGGGCCGCGCTGCCCTCCGGTCCCGGCGGCGCGGACGCCGGCGAGGCGCTCTTCATTCCGTTCGCCGGCGTCACGCGCGGCTGGAACGACTACGAGGCCCTGGTGGCGCAGGCCCTGCGGCCGCTGGGCCTGAACATGCGGTCGGTGCACCACGCGGCCGATCCGCTGGCCGCCGTGCAGGGCGCGCGCCGCATCGTGGTGGGCGGAGGCAACACCTTCGCGCTGCTCGGCCACCTGCGCCGCCAGGGACTGCTGCCCGCGATCGCCGCCCGGGTGCGCGCCGGCGATGCGTCGTACCTGGGGTGGAGCGCGGGCTCCAACATCGCGTGCCCCACCATCCGCACCACCAACGACATGCCCATCACCGACCCCGGCGGCCTAGAGGCGATGGGCCTGGTGCCGTGGCAGATCAACGCGCACTACACCGAAGCGCATCCGCCCGGCCACCGCGGCGAAACGCGGCAGGAGCGCCTGCAGGAGTTCTGCGCGCTCAACCCCGACACCCCCGTGCTGGGCCTCCCCGAGGGCACGGGCGTGCGGGTGCGGGGCAGTGCGCGGACCCTGCTGGGCGATTCGCCCGCGCGGCTGTTCCATGGCGCGGCCACGCCCCGGCTGCTGAACGCGGGGCCGCTGCCCGCTGACCTCTGA
- a CDS encoding DUF421 domain-containing protein, producing the protein MLAMSVPWWEFIVRGVIVYLFLLVFLRLTGKRQTGQTAPFDLVLLLILSNAVQNSMNAGDNSLVGGLISALTLIACHVLLAQLTFHFPRLAHLVDGKPEVLVQGGQVNAALMRKELISTEDLAAALRAGGSLHLHEVERATIETNGQITVVLRERGTGS; encoded by the coding sequence ATGTTGGCAATGAGCGTGCCGTGGTGGGAATTCATCGTTCGCGGGGTGATCGTGTACCTCTTCCTGCTGGTCTTCCTGCGCCTGACCGGCAAGCGCCAGACCGGGCAGACCGCGCCGTTCGACCTGGTGCTGCTGCTGATCCTGTCGAACGCGGTGCAGAACTCGATGAACGCGGGCGACAACTCCCTGGTGGGCGGGCTCATCTCGGCCCTGACCCTCATCGCCTGCCATGTGCTGCTGGCCCAGTTGACCTTCCACTTCCCGCGCCTGGCGCACCTGGTGGACGGCAAGCCAGAGGTGCTGGTGCAGGGCGGCCAGGTGAACGCCGCGCTGATGCGCAAGGAACTGATCTCCACCGAGGACCTCGCCGCCGCGCTGCGCGCCGGGGGCAGCCTGCACCTGCACGAGGTGGAGCGGGCCACCATCGAGACCAACGGCCAGATCACCGTGGTGCTGCGCGAGCGGGGCACGGGATCATGA